A single Apostichopus japonicus isolate 1M-3 chromosome 11, ASM3797524v1, whole genome shotgun sequence DNA region contains:
- the LOC139976273 gene encoding uncharacterized protein — MEKGSGQGESGERKRPYPGTSVGSSGGKPLLHGPDKNSSAKEQQRRRDATKIYLLRSYVNWQMEKELYKHVHDLTSVSNADFAEHLLQDHTKRFQMHLFRKDAESQTEAFSAAVTTERSVDTQKGEDTPDPVTSTPLKKPSANVLSNVTSRIRYGAAWERNLRLYEYTLPHLHDPEQKRSYIWQGQALFPDFC, encoded by the exons atggaaaagggatcagggcaaggagaatcgggcgaaagaaaacgaccttatcctggaacgagcgtaggttcaagtggaggaaagccattgttgcatggacctgacaaaaacagcagtgcaaaggaacaacagcgacgaagagatgccacgaagatatatcttctacgttcctacgtaaactggcaaatggagaaagagctctacaaacatgtccacgatttgacttctgttagcaacgcagatttcgcagaacatttgcttcaggatcacacaaaaag gtttcaaatgcatcttttccggaaagatgctgaaagtcaaacagaggcattctcagcggctgtcaccacagaaagatcagttgacactcagaaaggagaag atactcctgatccagttacttcaacacctctcaagaagccatctgccaatgttctgtccaatgtcaccagtaggattagatatggagcagcatgggagagaaacctcagactatacgaatacacattgccacatttacatgatcctgaacaaaagagatcatacatatggcaggggcaagcacttttcccagacttttgttga